A stretch of Triticum aestivum cultivar Chinese Spring chromosome 1D, IWGSC CS RefSeq v2.1, whole genome shotgun sequence DNA encodes these proteins:
- the LOC123182733 gene encoding uncharacterized protein: protein MEISLDAALLGVQRHGQDLAYRLAQGVSGLLLQLHVQPPQLPWPAPPLKLIPFDIELRGGVDLPAVAVASFVEIGGRLGQAGNDLGASVGGAVQQLSRQIPAPFRARRRKWEGAAAPPTPAAAVDEGEAGLAAERAAEGGVALEGVGEGGSLEEVAAAVAAATGSAAAASAVGAGAEGADGSDEEEDGFGFEFEIGTLGKFMKPQGTVNVSAMYNTRHHTVDSSVLARGDFWRLESSRGGSTNGNDNAPGFLIQLGPLLFVRDSTTLLLPINLSKQHLIWYAYDHKNGVHSLCPVVWSKQKKWLLMSMMCLNPVACAFMDVEFSNGQLRYVAGEGITASGFLPLFGGLLQANGKFPGETKLGFSFKSTQGTWFTPTYQWPDNSLSFGVAHAVAWKKSGLMMRPSTQVSVCPILGGSDPGIRAEIVHSLKEEIGVSCGFSCSRHPSAFTSLSIGRSKLNGEVGSSGVVVTMEKPLDNVGSPSLSVQLNGGLEF, encoded by the exons ATGGAGATCTCCCTGGACGCCGCGCTGCTGGGCGTGCAGCGGCACGGGCAGGACCTGGCCTACCGCCTCGCGCAGGGCGTCTCGGGGCTCCTCCTCCAACTCCACGTGCAGCCGCCGCAGCTCCCCTGGCCCGCCCCGCCGCTCAAGCTCATCCCCTTCGACATCGAGCTCCGCGGGGGCGTCGACCTCCCGGCCGTGGCCGTCGCGTCCTTCGTCGAGATCGGCGGCCGGCTCGGCCAGGCCGGGAACGACCTCGGCGCCTCCGTCGGCGGCGCCGTGCAGCAGCTGTCGCGGCAGATTCCCGCGCCGTTCCGCGCGCGGCGCCGGAAGTGGGAGggggccgccgcgccgccgacgcccgcggcggctgtgGACGAGGGGGAGGCGGGGCTCGCTGCGGAGAGGGCTGCCGAGGGCGGGGTAGCTCTGGAGGGTGTCGGGGAAGGAGGCTCCCTTGAGGAGGTggctgcggcggtggcggcggccactGGGAGTGCCGCTGCCGCCAGTGCGGTCGGGGCCGGGGCCGAGGGTGCGGATGGGTCGGATGAAGAGGAAGACGGGTTCGGGTTCGAGTTCGAGATTGGCACTCTGGGGAAATTTATGAAGCCTCAG GGGACTGTAAATGTCTCGGCAATGTACAATACAAGGCACCACACTGTTGATAGTTCTGTTCTTGCACGTGGAGATTTTTGGAGGTTAGAATCATCACGGGGTGGTTCAACTAATGGAAACGATAATGCACCTGGTTTCCTTATTCAATTGGGTCCCTTACTTTTTGTGAGAGACTCTACAACACTTCTTTTGCCTATTAATCTGTCAAAGCAACACCTCATTTGGTATGCTTATGATCACAAG AATGGAGTGCATTCCTTATGTCCAGTTGTCTGGTCAAAGCAGAAAAAATGGTTGCTGATGTCCATGATGTGCCTCAACCCAGTAGCCTgt GCCTTCATGGATGTTGAATTTTCAAATGGGCAATTGAGATACGTTGCTGGTGAGGGGATAACAGCAAGTGGATTTCTCCCATTATTTGGTGGATTGCTTCAAGCCAATGGGAAATTTCCCGGAGAAACCAAACTGGGCTTCTCCTTCAAG AGCACACAAGGCACATGGTTTACCCCTACTTATCAATGGCCTGACAATTCTCTGTCATTTGGAGTTGCCCACGCGGTGGCATGGAAAAAGTCTGGCCTTATGATGAGACCCAGCACCCAAGTCAG TGTTTGCCCCATTCTCGGAGGAAGTGATCCGGGCATACGGGCGGAGATTGTCCATTCACTGAAGGAAGAAATCGGTGTGTCATGCGGCTTCTCATGCTCGAGACATCCTTCGGCTTTCACATCTCTTTCT ATTGGGCGGTCCAAGTTGAACGGTGAAGTCGGCAGTTCTGGGGTAGTAGTCACCATGGAGAAACCCCTCGACAACGTGGGATCTCCATCTTTATCTGTTCAACTCAACGGAGGCCTCGAGTTCTGA